Part of the Vibrio celticus genome, GCTTTTGACTGAAACCATGAAGCAACACAACATTGAAGCCGTTATTCATTTCGCTGGCCTAAAGGCGGTTGGTGAATCTGTGGCTAAGCCTCTGGAATACTATGACAATAACGTAAACGGCACGTTAGTTCTTGTTGATGCAATGCGTGACGCTAGTGTGAAAACCTTAGTATTCAGCTCTTCAGCAACGGTCTATGGCGATCCTGCGAGTGTGCCTATCACAGAAGACTTTCCAACAAGCGCAACCAATCCTTACGGTCGTAGTAAGCTAATGGTTGAAGAGTGCTTAACCGATTTCCAAAAAGCCAATCCAGATTGGAGCATTACGCTGCTGCGTTACTTTAACCCAGTAGGTTCACACCCAAGTGGTGAGCTAGGTGAAGACCCGCAAGGTATTCCAAATAACCTAATGCCATTTGTCTCTCAAGTAGCCGTGGGCCGCCGTGAATTCCTATCGGTATTTGGTAGCGATTATCCAACAAAAGACGGGACTGGTGTTCGTGATTACATCCACGTCATGGATCTGTCTGATGGACACATCGCAGCGCTTGAAAAAGTAGGGAGTAAAGACGGTCTTCATATCTACAACCTTGGCACTGGTAACGGTTCGAGTGTATTAGATATGGTTAAAGCGTTCGAGAAAGCGAGCGGTAAACAAGTCCCTTATAAACTGGTCGATCGTCGCCCAGGTGATATCGCAGAATGTTGGGCAGACCCTGCTAAAGCTCAGAAAGAGCTCGGCTGGAATGCGACGCGTACATTGACTGAAATGACGGAAGATACATGGCGCTGGCAGTCAACCAATCCTGATGGTTTCCCTGGTTGATCTAGTTGTTTCATGAATAGTTAACTTACAAAAAGATGCTTTAGGGCATCTTTTTTGATCTAAATCGAATAAAAAGTAAATTAGTGGTTAAAAAGTATCATTCTGTATCTGTTGTGTTATCATGCACGCGAATTATATGTTTAATGTTAATTTTCTTTGGAGTTAATCATGGAACTAGGCCTAATCATCACTTTCATCATTGCTGCAGCAGTAATGGTTAAGAAAGAAATGGCAGAGAAGTAATTTCACTTTATCCCTTTTT contains:
- the galE gene encoding UDP-glucose 4-epimerase GalE, producing MNVLVTGGMGYIGSHTSIQMINAGMTPVLFDSLYNSKPSVLERIEKVSGVRPNFIEGDVRDKALLTETMKQHNIEAVIHFAGLKAVGESVAKPLEYYDNNVNGTLVLVDAMRDASVKTLVFSSSATVYGDPASVPITEDFPTSATNPYGRSKLMVEECLTDFQKANPDWSITLLRYFNPVGSHPSGELGEDPQGIPNNLMPFVSQVAVGRREFLSVFGSDYPTKDGTGVRDYIHVMDLSDGHIAALEKVGSKDGLHIYNLGTGNGSSVLDMVKAFEKASGKQVPYKLVDRRPGDIAECWADPAKAQKELGWNATRTLTEMTEDTWRWQSTNPDGFPG